CCTTATCAGGCGCTGAATAGAAAACTTTATTGCGGTGGTAAGGCCAAGATTGTGGCCCCCTCCACCAATACAATGCGAGAGGCGCACAAATGTTCTCAGGATCCATCCCGGCGCTGGCGACGCCTTTTGCAGGCACCGAAGTGGATGAGGATGCCTACCGCAAGTTCATCGAATGGCAGATCGAGAACGGGTCCTCCGGCCTGGTTCCCTGCGGCACGACGGGGGAGAGCGCTACGCTCGATAATGACGAGCATCACAAAGTCATCGCCATCTGCGCCGAGGTGGCGAACGGCCGTGTGCCGGTGATCGCCGGTGCAGGCTCCAACGATACGCAAACCGCGCTGTGGCACATCAAGGAAGCGCAGCTGGCAGGGGCCGACGCGCTGCTGCTGGTCGCGCCCTATTACAACCGCCCCTCGCAGGAAGGGCTGCTGGCCCATTTCAGCTATCTGGCGGAGCGGGCCGAACTGCCCATCGTGCTATACAACGTGCCGGGCCGCACCGTGACCGACATCAAGCCCGAAACGGTGGTGGAGCTGCACCGCCGCTTCCCGGAGAAGATCGTGGCTCTGAAGGATGCGAGCGGAGACCTCTCGCGTGTCGTCACCCAGCGAAT
This sequence is a window from Aurantiacibacter gangjinensis. Protein-coding genes within it:
- the dapA gene encoding 4-hydroxy-tetrahydrodipicolinate synthase produces the protein MFSGSIPALATPFAGTEVDEDAYRKFIEWQIENGSSGLVPCGTTGESATLDNDEHHKVIAICAEVANGRVPVIAGAGSNDTQTALWHIKEAQLAGADALLLVAPYYNRPSQEGLLAHFSYLAERAELPIVLYNVPGRTVTDIKPETVVELHRRFPEKIVALKDASGDLSRVVTQRMGAPELCQLSGDDPLVLAGYALGQVGCISVTANVAPRLCADFHAAAAEGDFETARTLNEKLYPLHAAMFADASPAPAKYALSKLFDWFSPDVRLPIAPCSDAAKAKVDEAMAGAGIG